The following proteins come from a genomic window of Phacochoerus africanus isolate WHEZ1 chromosome 9, ROS_Pafr_v1, whole genome shotgun sequence:
- the AHNAK2 gene encoding LOW QUALITY PROTEIN: protein AHNAK2 (The sequence of the model RefSeq protein was modified relative to this genomic sequence to represent the inferred CDS: inserted 2 bases in 2 codons; deleted 5 bases in 5 codons), with protein MSHLEEATEVTLETEVEAGASGYSVTGGGDQGIFVTQVLKDSSAAKLFSLREGDQLLSATIFFDGITYEDALKILQYSEPYKVQFKIRRKLPAREDKEGASGSAQHGLKGSEEQEQDVTDGGSETPTRTLVGDGDQERLISRPREGRRPQRQRLSWPKFQAIQSRRAPGPRRSRSSSEADERRAAPEVSPVSTDTEAQHPAEEREQKAGPGSQQGGRFRNFTFRVGSGKRLSPAGRPGRGTHEGTVQAGVLEEAELLPEPSQHSLPGEGTLGQEAASAPRQTKTAKEFEETAGQAKEGVGLAPGEGREGLQGLEGGIARLALRDTADLGAHRSQPPELHVQTPTLTTPKFGIAKEKAQETEEGTTALQTGPGRARGPEDTEATREDVRKADAQETRRQVGQLSLEAGGGKEEDRLQRRPGEGRGEAKDEEGTEGKAKLLKFKLPAFGWSPGKDHKSGEKPQGEGGKKKETERGDESLKMDMKRGDGEDKAKTDKRADTQGRKTTIEKQEAEDIKLELRLGDKEVAARDSKFKMPKFKMPSFGVSAPXKSVEAAVEVSLPKAEADASAPSVQAAVKAGDLSAELPSAELDVKGPELGGRLPEGQLPEAELKEPAAGIGLKGHLPKVQMPSIKVPRVDLRAPQVDIKGPKLDLKGAKGEVSAPDAAVSPPSVEVEAQAQAQAPGGKLEADVPLGDKEVAARDSKFKMPKFKMPSFGVSAPGKSVEAAVEVSLPKAEADASAPSVQAAVKAGDLSAELPSAELDVKGPELGGRLPEGQLPEAELKEPAAGIGLKGHLPKVQMPSIKVPRVDLRAPQVDIKGPKLDLKGAKGEVSAPDAAVSPPSVEVEAQAQAQAPGGKLEADVSLGDKEVAARDSKFKMPKFKMPSFGVSAPGKSVEAAVEVSLPKAEADASAPSVQAAVKAGDLSAELPSAELDVKGPELGGRLPEGQLPEAELKEPAAGIGLKGHLPKVQMPSIKVPRVDLRAPQVDIKGPKLDLKGAKGEVSAPDAAVSPPSVEVEAQAQAPGGKLEADVSLGDKEVAARDSKFKMPKFKMPSFGVSAPGKSVEAAVEVSLPKAEADASAPSVQAAVKAGDLSAELPSAELDVKGPELGGRLPEGQLPEAELKEPAAGIGLKGHLPKVQMPSIKVPRVDLRAPQVDIKGPKLDLKGAKGEVSAPDAAVSPPSVEVEAQAQAQAPGGKLEADVPLGDKEVAARDSKFKMPKFKMPSFGVSAPGKSVEAAVEVSLPKAEADASAPSVQAAVKAGDLSAELPSAELDVKGPELGGRLPEGQLPEAELKEPAAGIGLKGHLPKVQMPSIKVPRVDLRAPQVDIKGPKLDLKGAKGEVSAPDAAVSPPSVEVEAQAQAQAPGGKLEADVSLGDKEVAARDSKFKMPKFKMPSFGVSAPGKSVEAAVEVSLPKAEADASAPSVQAAVKAGDLSAELPSAELDVKGPELGGRLPEGQLPEAELKEPAAGIGLKGHLPKVQMPSIKVPRVDLRAPQVDIKGPKLDLKGAKGEVSAPDAAVSPPSVEVEAQAQAQAPGGKLEADVSLGDKEVAARDSKFKMPKFKMPSFGVSAPGKSVEAAVEVSLPKAEADASAPSVQAAVKAGDLSAELPSAELDVKGPELGGRLPEGQLPEAELKEPAAGIGLKGHLPKVQMPSIKVPRVDLRAPQVDIXGPKLDLKGAKGEVSAPDAAVSPPSVEVEAQAQAQAPGGKLEADVSLGDKEVAARDSKFKMPKFKMPSFGVSAPGKSVEAAVEVSLPKAEADASAPSVQAAVKAGDLSAELPSAELDVKGPELGGRLPEGQLPEAELKEPAAGIGLKGHLPKVQMPSIKVPRVDLRAPQVDIKGPKLDLKGAKGEVSAPDAAVSPPSVEVEAQAQAQAPGGKLEADVSLGDKEVAARDSKFKMPKFKMPSFGVSAPGKSVEAAVEVSLPKAEADASAPSVQAAVKAGDLSAELPSAELDVKGPELGGRLPEGQLPEAELKEPAAGIGLKGHLPKVQMPSIKVPRVDLRAPQVDIKGPKLDLKGAKGEVSAPDAAVSPPSVEVEAQAQAQAPGGKLEADVSLGDKEVAARDSKFKMPKFKMPSFGVSAPGKSVEAAVEVSLPKAEADASAPSVQAAVKAGDLSAELPSAELDVKGPELGGRLPEGQLPEAELKEPAAGIGLKGHLPKVQMPSIKVPRVDLRAPQVDIKGPKLDLKGAKGEVSAPDAAVSPPSVEVEAQAQAQAPGGKLEADVSLGDKEVAARDSKFKMPKFKMPSFGVSAPGKSVEAAVEVSLPKAEADASAPSVQAAVKAGDLSAELPSAELDVKGPELGGRLPEGQLPEAELKEPAAGIGLKGHLPKVQMPSIKVPRVDLRAPQVDIKGPKLDLKGAKGEVSAPDAAVSLPSVEVEAQAQAPGGKLEADVPLGDKEVAARDSKFKMPKFKMPSFGVSAPGKSVEAAVEVSLPKAEADASAPSVQAAVKAGDLSAELPSAELDGQLPEAELKEPAAGIGLKGHLPKVQMPSIKVPRVDLRAPQVDIKGPKLDLKGAKGEVSAPDAAVSPPSVEVEAQAQAQAPGGKLEADVSLGDKEVAARDSKFKMPKFKMPSFGVSAPGKSVEAAVEVSLPKAEADASAPSVQAAVKAGDLSAELPSAELDVKGPELGGRLPEGQLPEAELKEPAAGIGLKGHLPKVQMPSIKVPRVDLRAPQVDIKGPKLDLKGAKGEVSAPDAAVSPPSVEVEAQAQAPGGKLEADVSLGDKEVAARDSKFDIPNFNVSFFASSSTKSSVSSFPFTPDGQQRESVSSSSQSDSLASSCDVHISKDPEADGPPLGPDSDLISLKKSPFKIHQVFPSPGSSSAESSVPDGSAAGPVLPRGGAPFSGLSAEGSFKGAVPTRESPLKVPWLGWPGFSSGRLDLRGTHAAAPSSPGVTLTKYRETLPSVAGLPGLPVESSSGSQDAHLPAAGGPASLPPRESGAPSPAQGPAGPVDPLSPASYGRVTFPMFHRPKFAFSIPKAAEAELDPCTVERDLAQSAPGPGWGLGSAAEEAPGLLSPGSQPSRPSISVPGSGGASEGASGEAPAEDTGREGRGGPLKTQGIQLPSFRRSPEKGAGPAAVPAVTAGVGPTGALPGVCVSPVEVLPEEEREEGGAPSGCAGLHPTPPSLQASEGAAGLLRGDPAVSLSPAPRGEAGVGGPRTMAAPPEGAGVDPHLPQVQAPRLGSADLALRLGKAKAEVSLSAGGPPQERRLSAGDDSQGHGPGDVAASRLQTSCRSAHAEAPVVESPEGAATAGSQGGWFRMPALRLPSVRRSAKEKGGAGASAASTARGGEVPAAVKGQGVQVPGSDVEAAVSLRPPETGADEAAAESTLYADVLRRNLDGQGLELHLPPAGVSPADLSTAQVSVRPGDGSLPLQMPAGRLSEARAPPGEMDATPPAGPAGLDLAGGAERAEEWPSLPEGPVRLKASRTDRPSQVSVVDMGQPWEGSVLTVKLPRLSVPRFAFPDASSEADVFIPAVTEVSSLDDALGTESAGVWGASILKAGAGAAGGQPMALDLSPEASRISKVRVHIQGAQGEGPEVAVHRRVTAELVDLSGPAAISTQVVRESEIPASEVQRASYGFSLLKGRVPEPPTQVRGQDSRPPEGSPEAPKRAAPGADRLSGDPQPDTGEAFEVVLPGASMSGRPAITPDVHTEPQGADSGSDEEPAEILEFPPEEDSEEAAARLAEEGRAAQEKPEGKRSSGLFRFWLPNIGFSSSVEETRADPNVDRPAPVQTQPGPRPEAEPPKKQEKGGWFRFPKLGFSSTPTKKSKSSEDAVAPAEQKSQEEAVTFFDARESFSPEDKEEGEVAEAVGTGQGTRAMVTSAARTELILLEQDPDARDEPAPGPASQGGQT; from the exons GACCTGGGAGCCCACCGGAGCCAGCCCCCAGAACTCCACGTCCAAACACCCACTCTCACGACACCCAAGTTCGGAATTGCCAAAGAGAAAGCGCAGGAGACAGAAGAGGGAACAACAGCGCTTCAGACTGGACCCGGGCGGGCGAGAGGCCCTGAGGACACGGAAGCTACACGGGAAGATGTGCGGAAAGCTGATGCTCAGGAGACCCGCCGGCAGGTGGGCCAGCTCTCGCTGGAGGCCGGAGGAGGCAAAGAGGAAGACAGGCTACAACGGAGGCCGGGAGAGGGCCGGGGGGAGGCCAAGGATGAGGAGGGGACGGAGGGAAAGGCGAAACTGCTGAAGTTCAAACTGCCAGCGTTCGGGTGGTCTCCAGGCAAAGACCACAAATCAGGAGAGAAACcacaaggagaaggaggaaagaagaaagaaacagagagaggagaTGAGAGTCTAAAGATGGACATGAAAAGGGGAGACGGAGAAGACAAAGCGAAAACGGACAAGAGGGCAGACACACAAGGGAGGAAAACAACAATAGAGAAACAAGAAGCTGAGGACATAAAGCTTGAGCTGAGACTTGGGGACAAGGAGGTGGCCGCCAGGGACAGCAAGTTCAAAATGCCCAAGTTCAAGATGCCTTCCTTCGGCGTGTCGGCGC GCAAGTCCGTCGAGGCCGCGGTGGAGGTGTCCCTGCCCAAGGCAGAGGCGGACGCGTCCGCGCCGTCGGTGCAGGCCGCCGTCAAGGCCGGTGACCTCAGCGCTGAGCTGCCCTCGGCCGAGCTGGACGTCAAGGGCCCCGAGCTGGGCGGGAGGCTCCCGGAGGGCCAGCTGCCCGAAGCGGAGCTCAAGGAGCCGGCGGCCGGAATCGGACTCAAGGGCCACCTGCCCAAGGTGCAGATGCCCAGCATCAAGGTGCCCAGGGTGGACCTCCGGGCCCCGCAGGTGGACATCAAGGGGCCGAAGCTGGACCTGAAGGGCGCCAAGGGCGAGGTGAGCGCCCCCGACGCGGCGGTG TCCCCGCCCAGCGTGGAGgtggaggcccaggcccaggcccaggcgccGGGCGGCAAGCTGGAGGCCGACGTGCCCCTGGGGGACAAGGAGGTGGCCGCCAGGGACAGCAAGTTCAAAATGCCCAAGTTCAAGATGCCTTCCTTCGGCGTGTCGGCGCCGGGCAAGTCCGTCGAGGCCGCGGTGGAGGTGTCCCTGCCCAAGGCGGAGGCGGACGCGTCCGCGCCGTCGGTGCAGGCCGCCGTCAAGGCCGGTGACCTCAGCGCTGAGCTGCCCTCGGCCGAGCTGGACGTCAAGGGCCCCGAGCTGGGCGGGAGGCTCCCGGAGGGCCAGCTGCCCGAAGCGGAGCTCAAGGAGCCGGCGGCCGGAATCGGACTCAAGGGCCACCTGCCCAAGGTGCAGATGCCCAGCATCAAGGTGCCCAGGGTGGACCTCCGGGCCCCGCAGGTGGACATCAAGGGGCCGAAGCTGGACCTGAAGGGCGCCAAGGGCGAGGTGAGCGCCCCCGACGCGGCGGTGTCCCCGCCCAGCGTGGAGgtggaggcccaggcccaggcccaggcgccGGGCGGCAAGCTGGAGGCCGACGTGTCCCTGGGGGACAAGGAGGTGGCCGCCAGGGACAGCAAGTTCAAAATGCCCAAGTTCAAGATGCCTTCCTTCGGCGTGTCGGCGCCGGGCAAGTCCGTCGAGGCCGCGGTGGAGGTGTCCCTGCCCAAGGCGGAGGCGGACGCGTCCGCGCCGTCGGTGCAGGCCGCCGTCAAGGCCGGTGACCTCAGCGCTGAGCTGCCCTCGGCCGAGCTGGACGTCAAGGGCCCCGAGCTGGGCGGGAGGCTCCCGGAGGGCCAGCTGCCCGAAGCGGAGCTCAAGGAGCCGGCGGCCGGAATCGGACTCAAGGGCCACCTGCCCAAGGTGCAGATGCCCAGCATCAAGGTGCCCAGGGTGGACCTCCGGGCCCCGCAGGTGGACATCAAGGGGCCGAAGCTGGACCTGAAGGGCGCCAAGGGCGAGGTGAGCGCCCCCGACGCGGCGGTGTCCCCGCCCAGCGTGGAGgtggaggcccaggcccaggcgccGGGCGGCAAGCTGGAGGCCGACGTGTCCCTGGGGGACAAGGAGGTGGCCGCCAGGGACAGCAAGTTCAAAATGCCCAAGTTCAAGATGCCTTCCTTCGGCGTGTCGGCGCCGGGCAAGTCCGTCGAGGCCGCGGTGGAGGTGTCCCTGCCCAAGGCAGAGGCGGACGCGTCCGCGCCGTCGGTGCAGGCCGCCGTCAAGGCCGGTGACCTCAGCGCTGAGCTGCCCTCGGCCGAGCTGGACGTCAAGGGCCCCGAGCTGGGCGGGAGGCTCCCGGAGGGCCAGCTGCCCGAAGCGGAGCTCAAGGAGCCGGCGGCCGGAATCGGACTCAAGGGCCACCTGCCCAAGGTGCAGATGCCCAGCATCAAGGTGCCCAGGGTGGACCTCCGGGCCCCGCAGGTGGACATCAAGGGGCCGAAGCTGGACCTGAAGGGCGCCAAGGGCGAGGTGAGCGCCCCCGACGCGGCGGTGTCCCCGCCCAGCGTGGAGgtggaggcccaggcccaggcccaggcgccGGGCGGCAAGCTGGAGGCCGACGTGCCCCTGGGGGACAAGGAGGTGGCCGCCAGGGACAGCAAGTTCAAAATGCCCAAGTTCAAGATGCCTTCCTTCGGCGTGTCGGCGCCGGGCAAGTCCGTCGAGGCCGCGGTGGAGGTGTCCCTGCCCAAGGCAGAGGCGGACGCGTCCGCGCCGTCGGTGCAGGCCGCCGTCAAGGCCGGTGACCTCAGCGCTGAGCTGCCCTCGGCCGAGCTGGACGTCAAGGGCCCCGAGCTGGGCGGGAGGCTCCCGGAGGGCCAGCTGCCCGAAGCGGAGCTCAAGGAGCCGGCGGCCGGAATCGGACTCAAGGGCCACCTGCCCAAGGTGCAGATGCCCAGCATCAAGGTGCCCAGGGTGGACCTCCGGGCCCCGCAGGTGGACATCAAGGGGCCGAAGCTGGACCTGAAGGGCGCCAAGGGCGAGGTGAGCGCCCCCGACGCGGCGGTGTCCCCGCCCAGCGTGGAGgtggaggcccaggcccaggcccaggcgccGGGCGGCAAGCTGGAGGCCGACGTGTCCCTGGGGGACAAGGAGGTGGCCGCCAGGGACAGCAAGTTCAAAATGCCCAAGTTCAAGATGCCTTCCTTCGGCGTGTCGGCGCCGGGCAAGTCCGTCGAGGCCGCGGTGGAGGTGTCCCTGCCCAAGGCGGAGGCGGACGCGTCCGCGCCGTCGGTGCAGGCCGCCGTCAAGGCCGGTGACCTCAGCGCTGAGCTGCCCTCGGCCGAGCTGGACGTCAAGGGCCCCGAGCTGGGCGGGAGGCTCCCGGAGGGCCAGCTGCCCGAAGCGGAGCTCAAGGAGCCGGCGGCCGGAATCGGACTCAAGGGCCACCTGCCCAAGGTGCAGATGCCCAGCATCAAGGTGCCCAGGGTGGACCTCCGGGCCCCGCAGGTGGACATCAAGGGGCCGAAGCTGGACCTGAAGGGCGCCAAGGGCGAGGTGAGCGCCCCCGACGCGGCGGTGTCCCCGCCCAGCGTGGAGgtggaggcccaggcccaggcccaggcgccGGGCGGCAAGCTGGAGGCCGACGTGTCC CTGGGGGACAAGGAGGTGGCCGCCAGGGACAGCAAGTTCAAAATGCCCAAGTTCAAGATGCCTTCCTTCGGCGTGTCGGCGCCGGGCAAGTCCGTCGAGGCCGCGGTGGAGGTGTCCCTGCCCAAGGCGGAGGCGGACGCGTCCGCGCCGTCGGTGCAGGCCGCCGTCAAGGCCGGTGACCTCAGCGCTGAGCTGCCCTCGGCCGAGCTGGACGTCAAGGGCCCCGAGCTGGGCGGGAGGCTCCCGGAGGGCCAGCTGCCCGAAGCGGAGCTCAAGGAGCCGGCGGCCGGAATCGGACTCAAGGGCCACCTGCCCAAGGTGCAGATGCCCAGCATCAAGGTGCCCAGGGTGGACCTCCGGGCCCCGCAGGTGGACA AAGGGCCGAAGCTGGACCTGAAGGGCGCCAAGGGCGAGGTGAGCGCCCCCGACGCGGCGGTGTCCCCGCCCAGCGTGGAGgtggaggcccaggcccaggcccaggcgccGGGCGGCAAGCTGGAGGCCGACGTGTCC CTGGGGGACAAGGAGGTGGCCGCCAGGGACAGCAAGTTCAAAATGCCCAAGTTCAAGATGCCTTCCTTCGGCGTGTCGGCGCCGGGCAAGTCCGTCGAGGCCGCGGTGGAGGTGTCCCTGCCCAAGGCGGAGGCGGACGCGTCCGCGCCGTCGGTGCAGGCCGCCGTCAAGGCCGGTGACCTCAGCGCTGAGCTGCCCTCGGCCGAGCTGGACGTCAAGGGCCCCGAGCTGGGCGGGAGGCTCCCGGAGGGCCAGCTGCCCGAAGCGGAGCTCAAGGAGCCGGCGGCCGGAATCGGACTCAAGGGCCACCTGCCCAAGGTGCAGATGCCCAGCATCAAGGTGCCCAGGGTGGACCTCCGGGCCCCGCAGGTGGACATCAAGGGGCCGAAGCTGGACCTGAAGGGCGCCAAGGGCGAGGTGAGCGCCCCCGACGCGGCGGTGTCCCCGCCCAGCGTGGAGgtggaggcccaggcccaggcccaggcgccGGGCGGCAAGCTGGAGGCCGACGTGTCCCTGGGGGACAAGGAGGTGGCCGCCAGGGACAGCAAGTTCAAAATGCCCAAGTTCAAGATGCCTTCCTTCGGCGTGTCGGCGCCGGGCAAGTCCGTCGAGGCCGCGGTGGAGGTGTCCCTGCCCAAGGCAGAGGCGGACGCGTCCGCGCCGTCGGTGCAGGCCGCCGTCAAGGCCGGTGACCTCAGCGCTGAGCTGCCCTCGGCCGAGCTGGACGTCAAGGGCCCCGAGCTGGGCGGGAGGCTCCCGGAGGGCCAGCTGCCCGAAGCGGAGCTCAAGGAGCCGGCGGCCGGAATCGGACTCAAGGGCCACCTGCCCAAGGTGCAGATGCCCAGCATCAAGGTGCCCAGGGTGGACCTCCGGGCCCCGCAGGTGGACATCAAGGGGCCGAAGCTGGACCTGAAGGGCGCCAAGGGCGAGGTGAGCGCCCCCGACGCGGCGGTGTCCCCGCCCAGCGTGGAGgtggaggcccaggcccaggcccaggcgccGGGCGGCAAGCTGGAGGCCGACGTGTCCCTGGGGGACAAGGAGGTGGCCGCCAGGGACAGCAAGTTCAAAATGCCCAAGTTCAAGATGCCTTCCTTCGGCGTGTCGGCGCCGGGCAAGTCCGTCGAGGCCGCGGTGGAGGTGTCCCTGCCCAAGGCG GAGGCGGACGCGTCCGCGCCGTCGGTGCAGGCCGCCGTCAAGGCCGGTGACCTCAGCGCTGAGCTGCCCTCGGCCGAGCTGGACGTCAAGGGCCCCGAGCTGGGCGGGAGGCTCCCGGAGGGCCAGCTGCCCGAAGCGGAGCTCAAGGAGCCGGCGGCCGGAATCGGACTCAAGGGCCACCTGCCCAAGGTGCAGATGCCCAGCATCAAGGTGCCCAGGGTGGACCTCCGGGCCCCGCAGGTGGACATCAAGGGGCCGAAGCTGGACCTGAAGGGCGCCAAGGGCGAGGTGAGCGCCCCCGACGCGGCGGTGTCCCCGCCCAGCGTGGAGgtggaggcccaggcccaggcccaggcgccGGGCGGCAAGCTGGAGGCCGACGTGTCC CTGGGGGACAAGGAGGTGGCCGCCAGGGACAGCAAGTTCAAAATGCCCAAGTTCAAGATGCCTTCCTTCGGCGTGTCGGCGCCGGGCAAGTCCGTCGAGGCCGCGGTGGAGGTGTCCCTGCCCAAGGCAGAGGCGGACGCGTCCGCGCCGTCGGTGCAGGCCGCCGTCAAGGCCGGTGACCTCAGCGCTGAGCTGCCCTCGGCCGAGCTGGACGTCAAGGGCCCCGAGCTGGGCGGGAGGCTCCCGGAGGGCCAGCTGCCCGAAGCGGAGCTCAAGGAGCCGGCGGCCGGAATCGGACTCAAGGGCCACCTGCCCAAGGTGCAGATGCCCAGCATCAAGGTGCCCAGGGTGGACCTCCGGGCCCCGCAGGTGGACATCAAGGGGCCGAAGCTGGACCTGAAGGGCGCCAAGGGCGAGGTGAGCGCCCCCGACGCGGCGGTGTCCCTGCCCAGCGTGGAGgtggaggcccaggcccaggcgccGGGCGGCAAGCTGGAGGCCGACGTGCCCCTGGGGGACAAGGAGGTGGCCGCCAGGGACAGCAAGTTCAAAATGCCCAAGTTCAAGATGCCTTCCTTCGGCGTGTCGGCGCCGGGCAAGTCCGTCGAGGCCGCGGTGGAGGTGTCCCTGCCCAAGGCGGAGGCGGACGCGTCCGCGCCGTCGGTGCAGGCCGCCGTCAAGGCCGGTGACCTCAGCGCTGAGCTGCCCTCGGCCGAGCTGGAC GGCCAGCTGCCCGAAGCGGAGCTCAAGGAGCCGGCGGCCGGAATCGGACTCAAGGGCCACCTGCCCAAGGTGCAGATGCCCAGCATCAAGGTGCCCAGGGTGGACCTCCGGGCCCCGCAGGTGGACATCAAGGGGCCGAAGCTGGACCTGAAGGGCGCCAAGGGCGAGGTGAGCGCCCCCGACGCGGCGGTGTCCCCGCCCAGCGTGGAGgtggaggcccaggcccaggcccaggcgccGGGCGGCAAGCTGGAGGCCGACGTGTCCCTGGGGGACAAGGAGGTGGCCGCCAGGGACAGCAAGTTCAAAATGCCCAAGTTCAAGATGCCTTCCTTCGGCGTGTCGGCGCCGGGCAAGTCCGTCGAGGCCGCGGTGGAGGTGTCCCTGCCCAAGGCGGAGGCGGACGCGTCCGCGCCGTCGGTGCAGGCCGCCGTCAAGGCCGGTGACCTCAGCGCTGAGCTGCCCTCGGCCGAGCTGGACGTCAAGGGCCCCGAGCTGGGCGGGAGGCTCCCGGAGGGCCAGCTGCCCGAAGCGGAGCTCAAGGAGCCGGCGGCCGGAATCGGACTCAAGGGCCACCTGCCCAAGGTGCAGATGCCCAGCATCAAGGTGCCCAGGGTGGACCTCCGGGCCCCGCAGGTGGACATCAAGGGGCCGAAGCTGGACCTGAAGGGCGCCAAGGGCGAGGTGAGCGCCCCCGACGCGGCGGTGTCCCCGCCCAGCGTGGAGgtggaggcccaggcccaggcgccGGGCGGCAAGCTGGAGGCCGACGTGTCCCTGGGGGACAAGGAGGTGGCCGCCAGGGACAGCAAGTTTGATATTCCTAATTTTAACGTGTCATTCTTTGCATCTTCTTCCACGAAGAGTTCCGTTTCGTCTTTTCCTTTTACTCCCGATGGACAGCAGCGAGAGTCTGTTTCCTCTTCCAGCCAGTCGGATTCTCTCGCCAGTAGCTGTGATGTTCATATTTCTAAAGACCCCGAGGCTGATGGTCCCCCTCTTGGACCAGACAGTGACCTAATCTCCTTGAAGAAGTCACCTTTTAAGATTCACCAAGTCTTTCCCTCCCCTGGGTCTTCCTCTGCAGAGTCTTCAGTGCCTGATGGCTCCGCCGCGGGTCCTGTGCTCCCAAGAGGTGGTGCCCCGTTCTCTGGACTCAGTGCCGAGGGCTCCTTCAAGGGGGCTGTTCCCACGAGGGAGTCCCCCCTGAAGGTGCCGTGGCTGGGCTGGCCTGGGTTTTCGTCTGGCAGGCTTGACCTCAGGGGCACCCATGCggcagccccctcctctcctggcGTCACTCTTACAAAATACCGGGAGACCCTCCCCAGTGTGGCCGGCCTCCCGGGGCTCCCTGTGGAATCCAGCTCTGGGTCCCAAGATGCTCACCTTCCTGCGGCAGGAGGTcctgccagcctccctccccgCGAGAGCGGTGCTCCTTCTCCTGCCCAAGGTCCCGCTGGCCCAGTGGATCCCCTGTCTCCTGCATCTTATGGTCGGGTGACTTTTCCTATGTTCCACCGTCCGAAGTTTGCCTTTTCCATCCCCAAGGCAGCCGAGGCTGAGCTGGACCCCTGCACCGTGGAGCGCGACCTCGCCCAGTCTGCTCCGGGCCCTGGGTGGGGTCTTGGCTCTGCAGCTGAGGAAGCCCCCGGGCTCCTGTCGCCCGGCTCTCAGCCCTCACGCCCAAGCATCTCCGTGCCGGGCAGTGGGGGGGCATCCGAAGGAGCGTCAGGCGAGGCGCCAGCTGAAGACACAGGGCGGGAAGGGAGAGGCGGCCCTTTGAAAACGCAGGGGATCCAGCTTCCCTCATTCAGGCGGTCCCCTGAGAAGGGGGCAGGGCCGGCTGCCGTACCTGCTGTGACTGCGGGTGTGGGTCCAACGGGCGCGCTGCCCGGGGTGTGTGTTTCCCCAGTGGAGGTGCTTcctgaggaggagagggaggaggggggcgcCCCGTCTGGCTGCGCAGGGCtgcaccccacccctccctcactGCAGGCTTCAGAGGGGGCTGCCGGCCTGCTGCGGGGAGACCCAGCcgtttctctttctcctgccccCAGGGGTGAGGCTGGTGTGGGGGGCCCCCGCACAATGGCGGCCCCTCCAGAAGGAGCAGGCGTGGACCCCCACCTGCCGCAGGTCCAGGCTCCCCGTCTGGGCTCTGCCGATCTCGCCCTCAGACTCGGCAAGGCCAAGGCAGAGGTGAGTTTGTCCGCAGGCGGCCCGCCTCAAGAACGCCGCCTGTCCGCGGGAGATGACAGCCAAGGCCACGGGCCTGGGGACGTTGCCGCGAGCCGCCTCCAGACGTCCTGCAGGTCAGCACATGCGGAAGCCCCCGTGGTGGAGAGTCCGGAGGGGGCCGCAACAGCAGGCTCACAGGGGGGCTGGTTTAGAATGCCTGCCCTCCGCCTGCCCAGTGTCCGGCGCTCCGCCAAGGAGAAGGGGGGTGCCGGGGCGTCTGCTGCCAGCACAGCCAGGGGAGGAGAAGTCCCAGCCGCAGTGAAGGGTCAGGGGGTCCAAGTTCCTGGGTCAGACGTGGAGGCAGCTGTGTCCCTGAGGCCCCCGGAGACGGGTGCAGACGAGGCAGCTGCCGAGAGCACGTTGTATGCAGACGTTCTAAGGAGGAACCTTGATGGTCAAGgcttggagctgcacctgcctccTGCCGGGGTGTCCCCTGCTGACCTTTCCACTGCTCAGGTCAGCGTCCGACCAGGCGATGGCTCCCTCCCTCTTCAGATGCCTGCCGGGAGACTTTCAGAAGCCCGAGCTCCTCCAGGAGAAATGGATGCGACTCCCCCTGCTGGGCCAGCAGGACTGGACCTTGCTGGGGgggcagagagagcagaggagTGGCCCTCCCTGCCCGAAGGTCCCGTTAGACTGAAGGCATCCAGGACAGACCGGCCGTCCCAGGTTTCCGTGGTTGACATGGGGCAGCCCTGGGAGGGCTCCGTGCTGACGGTCAAACTGCCCAGGTTAAGTGTGCCGAGGTTTGCCTTCCCGGATGCCAGCTCTGAGGCCGACGTCTTTATCCCCGCCGTGACCGAAGTGAGCAGCCTGGACGACGCCCTGGGCACCGAAAGCGCAGGAGTCTGGGGTGCCAGCATCCTGAAGGCGGGcgctggggctgctggggggcAGCCTATGGCCCTTGACCTCTCCCCGGAAGCTTCCCGCATTTCCAAGGTCAGAGTGCACATTCAGGGTGCTCAGGGAGAGGGCCCAGAGGTCGCCGTACACCGCAGGGTGACAGCAGAGTTGGTGGACCTCTCGGGACCTGCGGCCATTTCCACCCAGGTCGTGCGGGAGTCAGAGATCCCTGCGTCCGAGGTCCAAAGGGCTTCTTACGGCTTTTCCCTGCTGAAGGGGAGGGTCCCAGAGCCCCCCACGCAGGTGAGGGGGCAGGACTCTCGGCCGCCGGAGGGCTCACCAGAGGCTCCCAAGCGAGCGGCCCCGGGGGCAGACCGCCTTTCTGGAGACCCGCAGCCGGACACCGGAGAGGCCTTTGAAGTGGTCTTGCCTGGCGCCAGCATGTCGGGCCGGCCAGCAATCACACCCGACGTGCACACGGAGCCCCAGGGTGCAGACAGCGGCTCGGACGAGGAGCCTGCCGAAATTCTTGAATTTCCCCCGGAAGAAGACAGTGAGGAGGCAGCCGCCCGCCTGGCAGAGGAAGGCAGGGCTGCGCAAGAGAAGCCAGAAGGAAAAAGATCTTCTGGCCTGTTCAGGTTTTGGCTTCCGAACATCGGCTTTTCTTCCTCTGTCGAGGAGACACGTGCTGATCCCAACGTGGACAGGCCGGCCCCCGTCCAGACACAGCCTGGGCCCCGGCCCGAGGCGGAACCACCCAAGAAACAGGAGAAGGGAGGCTGGTTTCGATTTCCCAAACTAGGGTTCTCCTCCACGCCGaccaagaaaagcaaaagctcCGAGGACGCAGTGGCTCCAGCAGAGCAGAAGTCCCAGGAGGAAGCCGTCACCTTTTTCGATGCCCGGGAGAGCTTCTCCCCGGAGgacaaggaggaaggagaggtggcAGAGGCCGTGGGCACTGGGCAGGGCACCAGAGCCATGGTCACATCTGCGGCAAGAACGGAGTTGATCCTGCTGGAGCAGGACCCAGACGCCAGGGACGAACCTGCGCCCGGACCGGCCTCCCAGGGAGGGCAGACGTAG